The following proteins come from a genomic window of Salvia splendens isolate huo1 unplaced genomic scaffold, SspV2 ctg417, whole genome shotgun sequence:
- the LOC121790128 gene encoding uncharacterized protein LOC121790128 gives RRRWWRFQVPCQPPSRGNFSSTVLSSCLGGARVYICHRDTSPPDNQVIRTNQTNILIRSLMLMKQKGDSGSRDGKGAGSSQGSRKRAAEKSLDGKAAGKKAMSSTQHGSSQELQSLTVDKLRALLRDKGLSATGRKDELIARLRGQRADNPSNIWSYLL, from the exons gcggcggcgatggtggcgctTCCAAGTTCCTTGCCAACCTCCCTCTCGCGGCAACTTCTCCTCGACCGTTCTCTCCTCTTGCTTG GGAGGGGCACGTGTTTACATTTGTCATCGTGATACATCACCACCAG ATAACCAGGTTATAAGAACAAACCAGACGAATATACTGATCAGATCTCTTATGCTTATGAAACAAAAGGGTGATTCGGGTTCAAGAGATGGGAAAGGAGCTGGTTCAAGCCAGGGCTCAAGGAAAAG GGCTGCTGAGAAATCTTTGGATGGTAAAGCTGCTGGAAAAAAAGCAATGTCTAGCACTCAGCATGGTTCTTCTCAAG AACTGCAGAGCTTGACAGTAGATAAGCTCCGTGCTCTGCTTAGAGATAAAGGCCTTTCAGCGACAGGGAGAAAG GACGAGTTGATTGCTCGCTTAAGAG gTCAAAGAGCTGACAATCCTTCAAATATTTGGTCATATTTGTtataa